The following coding sequences lie in one Apium graveolens cultivar Ventura chromosome 1, ASM990537v1, whole genome shotgun sequence genomic window:
- the LOC141674838 gene encoding VQ motif-containing protein 9-like: MEKTSLTQTESSSTSNSTSTTTSGKNRDKEEYLKQVNKLSHKISKPKKTPGIDHNYSPAILSDLSLTPPVLTQSSHSNQSQPLILPPPLSNQSQPLSLHQQPPHQPPVYNINKSDFRDVVQKLTGSPAHDRFAPVQDRFNTPPPIQQPKPTSSRLQKIRPPPLPEICANPPVNSFLRQPLSPLPPFPSVHAAAESPISAYMRYIQNSTFPSPRWSNFAPPPPPENIAPPENIAPSSSVQFPMPSSSYGCIPSPKSLGFPLSPSVSSPLWKGT, from the coding sequence ATGGAAAAAACTTCTCTTACACAAACTGAATCTTCTTCTACTTCTAAttccacttcaactacaacttCTGGTAAGAACAGAGACAAAGAAGAGTACCTCAAACAAGTAAACAAGCTCTCTCACAAAATCTCCAAGCCCAAAAAAACCCCTGGTATTGATCATAATTACAGTCCTGCCATTCTCAGTGATCTTTCGTTAACGCCGCCTGTTTTAACGCAGTCTAGTCACTCGAATCAATCTCAGCCGTTGATTTTGCCACCGCCGTTGTCGAATCAATCTCAGCCGTTGAGTCTTCACCAACAGCCACCACACCAACCGCCGGTTTATAATATTAATAAGAGCGATTTTCGTGATGTTGTTCAGAAGCTGACCGGTTCACCGGCTCACGACCGGTTCGCGCCGGTTCAGGACCGGTTCAACACTCCGCCGCCGATTCAACAGCCGAAACCGACGAGTTCGAGGTTACAGAAGATCCGGCCGCCGCCGTTGCCGGAAATTTGTGCAAATCCGCCGGTGAATAGCTTTCTCCGGCAGCCGTTATCGCCGTTACCGCCTTTTCCTTCGGTTCACGCCGCCGCGGAGTCTCCGATCTCGGCGTACATGCGGTACATACAGAACTCCACGTTTCCGTCGCCGCGGTGGAGTAATTTCGCTCCGCCGCCGCCGCCAGAAAATATTGCTCCGCCGGAGAATATAGCGCCGTCGTCTTCAGTTCAGTTCCCGATGCCTTCGTCATCGTACGGGTGTATTCCGTCTCCGAAATCGTTAGGGTTTCCGCTTTCGCCTTCCGTGTCGAGCCCGCTGTGGAAAGGAACTTGA
- the LOC141674830 gene encoding thylakoid lumenal 29 kDa protein, chloroplastic isoform X1 gives MGLVSFLSTLPLIPVVPSPSPSAAMISPVSPGTIRCKIQENVAIEEHGFRRRDVIQSLGVAIGMELLTSSSSFVEAANAADLIQRGQRSDFQSKIKTTLYTSIKANPDIVPSILTLALNDIMTFDKATKTGGPNGSIRFSSEIDRPENKGLSGALNLLEEAKKEIDSYSKGGPISYSDLIQLGAQSAMKSTFLASAIRKCGGNEEKGNILYSAYGSSGQWGLFDRNFGRLDTQEPDPEGRVPLWDKASVQEMKDKFSALGFTPRQLAVMSAFLGPDQTATEALLATDPDVFPWVQKYQRSRDTVSETDYQVDLITTLTKMSCLGQQINFEAYTYPVKKVDFTKLKL, from the exons ATGGGGCTTGTCTCATTCCTCTCTACTCTCCCTCTGATTCCAGTTGTTCCTTCCCCTTCACCCAGTGCTGCTATGATCTCCCCTGTTTCACCT GGTACTATTCGTTGTAAAATTCAAGAAAATGTTGCCATTGAGGAGCATGGCTTCCGCAGACGTGACGTTATTCAGTCCCTTGGGGTTGCCATTGGAATG GAATTATTGACAAGCTCAAGCTCATTCGTTGAAGCAGCTAATGCTGCTGATCTGATACAACGTGGACAGCGCTCAGATTTTCAAT CAAAAATCAAGACAACTCTTTATACATCTATAAAG GCAAATCCCGATATTGTTCCCTCCATATTAACTTTGGCACTTAATGATATTATGACCTTCGACAAG GCTACAAAAACTGGGGGTCCGAATGGATCAATACGCTTCAG CTCAGAAATTGACAGACCAGAAAATAAGGGTCTTTCCGGGGCTTTAAATTTATTGGAAGAAGCAAAGAAGGAAATTGATTCATACTCAAAGGGTGGACCTATCTCATATTCAGATCTCATTCAACTTGGAG cacaaagtgccatgaaatctacCTTTCTGGCTTCTGCTATAAGAAAATGTGGTGGGAATGAAGAAAAAGGGAACATATTATACAGTGCATATGGTTCAAGTGGCCAG TGGGGACTTTTTGATAGAAATTTTGGAAGGTTGGATACCCAAGAGCCAGATCCTGAAGGGAGAGTTCCCCTGTGGGACAAAGCAAGTGTTCAAGAAATGAAAGACAAATTCTCTGCCCTCGGCTTTACTCCCCGTCAG CTAGCGGTGATGTCTGCATTTTTAGGACCTGATCAAACAGCAACTGAGGCATTACTAGCCACCGATCCAGATGTTTTTCCGTGGGTGCAAAAATATCAACGTAGCAGGGACACAGTATCTGAGACGGACTATCAG GTTGATTTGATCACTACTCTTACAAAAATGAGTTGCTTGGGCCAACAAATCAACTTTGAAGCATACACATATCCTGTCAAGAAAGTTGACTTCACCAAACTCAAACTGTGA
- the LOC141674830 gene encoding thylakoid lumenal 29 kDa protein, chloroplastic isoform X2 → MGLVSFLSTLPLIPVVPSPSPSAAMISPVSPGTIRCKIQENVAIEEHGFRRRDVIQSLGVAIGMELLTSSSSFVEAANAADLIQRGQRSDFQSKIKTTLYTSIKATKTGGPNGSIRFSSEIDRPENKGLSGALNLLEEAKKEIDSYSKGGPISYSDLIQLGAQSAMKSTFLASAIRKCGGNEEKGNILYSAYGSSGQWGLFDRNFGRLDTQEPDPEGRVPLWDKASVQEMKDKFSALGFTPRQLAVMSAFLGPDQTATEALLATDPDVFPWVQKYQRSRDTVSETDYQVDLITTLTKMSCLGQQINFEAYTYPVKKVDFTKLKL, encoded by the exons ATGGGGCTTGTCTCATTCCTCTCTACTCTCCCTCTGATTCCAGTTGTTCCTTCCCCTTCACCCAGTGCTGCTATGATCTCCCCTGTTTCACCT GGTACTATTCGTTGTAAAATTCAAGAAAATGTTGCCATTGAGGAGCATGGCTTCCGCAGACGTGACGTTATTCAGTCCCTTGGGGTTGCCATTGGAATG GAATTATTGACAAGCTCAAGCTCATTCGTTGAAGCAGCTAATGCTGCTGATCTGATACAACGTGGACAGCGCTCAGATTTTCAAT CAAAAATCAAGACAACTCTTTATACATCTATAAAG GCTACAAAAACTGGGGGTCCGAATGGATCAATACGCTTCAG CTCAGAAATTGACAGACCAGAAAATAAGGGTCTTTCCGGGGCTTTAAATTTATTGGAAGAAGCAAAGAAGGAAATTGATTCATACTCAAAGGGTGGACCTATCTCATATTCAGATCTCATTCAACTTGGAG cacaaagtgccatgaaatctacCTTTCTGGCTTCTGCTATAAGAAAATGTGGTGGGAATGAAGAAAAAGGGAACATATTATACAGTGCATATGGTTCAAGTGGCCAG TGGGGACTTTTTGATAGAAATTTTGGAAGGTTGGATACCCAAGAGCCAGATCCTGAAGGGAGAGTTCCCCTGTGGGACAAAGCAAGTGTTCAAGAAATGAAAGACAAATTCTCTGCCCTCGGCTTTACTCCCCGTCAG CTAGCGGTGATGTCTGCATTTTTAGGACCTGATCAAACAGCAACTGAGGCATTACTAGCCACCGATCCAGATGTTTTTCCGTGGGTGCAAAAATATCAACGTAGCAGGGACACAGTATCTGAGACGGACTATCAG GTTGATTTGATCACTACTCTTACAAAAATGAGTTGCTTGGGCCAACAAATCAACTTTGAAGCATACACATATCCTGTCAAGAAAGTTGACTTCACCAAACTCAAACTGTGA